From one Streptomyces sp. R41 genomic stretch:
- a CDS encoding DUF4232 domain-containing protein, which produces MSARTARTRLLAATTVALAALALSACDNGKGVRDEGPSSASKPSTQPSGSAPAGGSTAKPAGNTGGTTGGSTTGSTGKSTGGTTGGSTGTSNGGGTRNTPCNGANTKTTATEVTRPLNHLLLTVTNTGSKNCDLTGYPIARFGEAQAVPPVAEETHPQAVVTLAPGESGYAGVLLSAGDGSGGNGYTAKTLTVAFDKGSSARPALPAKGVYVDDKLTVTYWQQSLDDALAY; this is translated from the coding sequence ATGTCCGCACGCACCGCCCGCACTCGTCTCCTCGCCGCCACGACGGTCGCGCTCGCCGCGCTCGCCCTCTCGGCGTGCGACAACGGGAAGGGCGTACGGGACGAGGGCCCGTCCTCCGCGTCCAAGCCGTCCACGCAGCCGAGCGGGTCGGCGCCCGCCGGGGGCTCGACGGCGAAGCCGGCCGGGAACACCGGCGGCACGACGGGCGGCTCCACGACCGGATCCACGGGCAAGAGCACCGGAGGCACGACCGGCGGATCCACCGGCACGTCGAACGGCGGCGGCACCCGCAACACCCCCTGCAACGGCGCCAACACCAAGACCACCGCGACCGAAGTCACCCGCCCCCTCAACCACCTCCTCCTCACCGTCACCAACACCGGCTCGAAGAACTGCGACCTCACCGGCTACCCCATCGCCCGCTTCGGCGAGGCTCAAGCGGTCCCCCCGGTCGCCGAGGAGACCCACCCCCAGGCGGTCGTCACGCTCGCTCCCGGCGAGTCCGGCTACGCGGGCGTACTCCTGTCCGCCGGGGACGGCAGCGGCGGGAACGGTTACACGGCCAAGACCCTCACGGTCGCCTTCGACAAGGGCAGCAGCGCGCGGCCGGCGCTCCCCGCGAAGGGCGTGTACGTCGACGACAAGCTCACGGTGACGTACTGGCAGCAGAGCCTGGACGACGCGCTGGCCTACTGA